TGATCATTTAACCTGAGTAGAGCTCGGAAGAGGATGTAGCAAGATTTCTCTGAGGACCCCTCACCTCAGGACTGTCTCTTCCCCACAGGGATTCCTATGAATTTGGAAATGCAAGCGAAGTAATGGAGATTGAGCCCTCGTACACTGACTTTATTTCCTGTGATCGCACTGGGCGGAGGAACGCTATCCACGACATCCAAGGAGACTCAACCACCATCAGCATGCGGAAGCTGGCAGGCGACATAGGCAAGCTCTCCATTGAAGGAGCAGGTAAGTGTGCAAGGTGAGGAAACTGACATGGGCTCCCTAGGCCTAGCCTGAAAGGCCAAGATATTCAACTCCATGCAAATTCAGGGAGTCAGGTGTGACCTGAAAAGCTCACAGCTGGAAAACCCAAGCACATTGAAGAGGAATGGTCCATTCTTTCCTAGTGTCACTGCCTTCTTATTTAATGGGTACGTTAGTCTGAACTCGTCCTTGTGAGCTCCTTACAGTGAGTCTGAGGGTGATTCAGGTTTTAATTCGTAACGGGTAAAACACTAACATGCTCCTGTCAAAGCTCTTTGTGTAAACCAGTTCAAGCGCTGATGTTTCTACTGCAGGGAACGTAATGGCAAAGGGCACCAGCAGGGCAAACTGACCCCCTATGTGCCAAAGGCTTTAGAATAATAGGCTCTTTGAAAACCTAAACAATAGTTATGTTTCTATGATTTTTAATAACAATAGAATTTTTTTATGTAATCTTTCCCCTGCAggcattctgctgctgctgctgctgtcacacATGCTGACCAGCAGGGAGC
This sequence is a window from Eretmochelys imbricata isolate rEreImb1 chromosome 13, rEreImb1.hap1, whole genome shotgun sequence. Protein-coding genes within it:
- the PKIG gene encoding cAMP-dependent protein kinase inhibitor gamma, giving the protein MEIEPSYTDFISCDRTGRRNAIHDIQGDSTTISMRKLAGDIGKLSIEGAGNQAAASASEKEPEVRLKGQDGTPTS